The sequence below is a genomic window from Plasmodium coatneyi strain Hackeri chromosome 13, complete sequence.
AAATGCTAGTACAGGTTCGTATGACTCCTCAGATTCGTCAGATTCAAGTACCAGCGGATCACTAACAAATGTAACTCATGCAGGGACGAGGTTCCAAAGTCCATTTTATAATGGAAGTAATAAAGACCCCTTTAGAAGCGCCTCCTTAAATGGACCATATGAAGGAACACATTCACAAAAATCAAACTTAGAAACAAATTCATGTGATTTACCACatagaaggaacaaaaataaaaataccaCCTTAAAAGATAGATGTCGTgccatttataaaaaatgtaaatatggtAAATTTAAACATAGAACCTTACTACTACTTATAGTAGGCATTCTAACCTTGTTTATATTAATTCCATATTATACAAGTTTAAATTTCGGATCCTTTACTACTAACCTTCCGAAAGTACaagaaattgtgaaaaaatttgtaacTAAAGGAGTTACAGTAACTCAGGAAACTCAGAGTACCAAATACTTCATACCTTCACAGACTTTGGCCATAATATTAGCAACATCTGCAATCATAACACTTGTCTACTTGGGCACACTATGCGGGTTCTGTTATTATagagcaagaaaaaaatacaacaaaaGGTCGCACTTGGGATTATAAGTATGGAATTattgttgtcttttttttttttttttttttttgcaattttttgcataatttttttttgcaatctGCACATTTATTCTTCAAACATCTTAAAaactatgtgtatatattttttttttccgtatggATGATcaattcctcctcctcccacatatatgtggggGGGGGGATTGATTGTGTCCAATCCATACACCAGTTCAATGTATACACCAGTTCAATGTATACACCAGTTCAATGTATAGACCACTTCAATCCATACACCACTTCAATGTATACACCACTTCAATGTATACACCACTTCAATGTATACACCACTTCAATCCATACACCAGTTCAATCCATACACCAGTTCAATCCATACACCAGTTCAATCCATACACCAGTTCAATCCATACACCAGTTCAATCCATACACCAGTTCAATGTATACACCAGTTTAATCCATGCCTCTTCAATGCAAGTAAGCAACTGGCAAATTGGCAAGTTGGCAAACTTGTATGAACTATGGATAGGCTAAGGACAGGCTAAACTGAGCAGATACACTTTCtgtgaagggaagggaaatatTCGTTCATTGAAGGTGTGTTTGGATAGTGCTTGTTAATGGTGAATGGTAGGTGCATTACACTGCACTATCACTACGTGCGTGCGCTGTTCCTTTCCTGACCCTATAATATAGTGCATGTCTCTTTATGGACggggggaaaggggaagtaaaattttctattttagaaagaaggaataagaaggaatgaaaggaatgaaaaggaaagaaagaataaggaggaaaggaaccgaaggagtgaaggaatgagagtgaagTAACGagtgtgaaggaaggagagtgaAGGTAAAGttgtgaaggaatgagagtgagGGAAGGGGTGTGGAAGGAGTGGGAGTGAAAGGAAAGGTGTGAAGGATGTGATGTGAAAGGAAAGGTGTGAAGGATGTGATGTGAAGGGAAAGGTGTGAGGAAGGTGGTGAGTGTGGGGGagtgaagggaagagaaTGAAGTAATGAGTGTGAAGGAGTGGAAGAGAAGCGAGAAGGGGGTGTAACGTGTttagaaaaaaggagtgaaggaagaaaaggagtgaaggaagaaaagaaggaaggaagaatgcgGATTAGctcaaaaataataacacaatatatatatgtacatattatatataaatcaACAACTCCATAATGTACTTAtcaaaaatagaataaaataagaagaagaaaaaaaaaaaaagatggaagaaaaaggaaaaaaaaagattgaaagaaaataaaaagagaaaagaagaacatcttacattcttacataaatagtagaaggaaaggaaaaaaggtatatatatacatatgtacatacatagtTATatgtagttatatatatatatatacatacgtatatataactatatatataaatgctatatatgtgaatatgcatttacatatatatatgtgtatatatgatatatgtatatatatatcgaaagaagaaaggggaaaacagaacacacacaacattttataacacaacatttttataacacaacatttttataacacaacatttttataacacaaaaatttccttatacaaGGCAAAAGGCGGGAAAggccaaaaatatatatatatacaaacatacacacatatgcacatgaacaatgtCAGGAACACGGgaagttatttttcttttttccttcttttaatatTAATGAATAAGTgtgtttacatatataatacatcaCCTATTATGTAGTAggaatgtgcatacatatatatatgcattctACTAAATTACACTTGTAGGATGATCTTCTGAATAAATTACCATCAATGTTAACTTTATACAACAAATTCAGTGGAATAAAGGGCGAAACCTACTGTATAAAGCAGGATCCTATGGAAGAAGCGGAAGcaggaataaaggaatacCTCAAATCTGACAAGTATGTTAAGAACATTACAGGAGCCTGGTGTTACGTACATGATAATAAAAAGATCAGAGAGTCCACTGATGAATTATGCTATAagttatattattggatagggcaGAAAGTAAAGGACAATTACAGCACTATGAATTCTTTCTCTGGCGCTATGATGAAGATTTACGAGCAGTTACATAAGGTAGTTAATAATGGAACATGTGGAAATATGTACACTAATATTACGAAGGATACGTTCAATCAGAGAAAAACAGTATATGATTACTTCGAGGACTACCAGACCTTGCAAACTCATTTAGAGAGTGGTAGTAAAATGTTCTGCGGTACAGAGTATAAGCAACATATACAGAAAATTACTGATGCATGTACTGCGGTAGCCACAAAATGTACAGGGTGGAATAGTGCAagtgatccatattgtaccTGGTTTAAGAGGGAAGGTGAAACGAAGTGCGGAACTCAGGAACtgcaaaaattaacatgcaaACAAGTTCCTgcgaacccaggttcttccggtccCGGTAGTACAGGACACCAGTCTCCTGGTTCCTCTGGTCCTGGTAGTACTGGAACTTGGAAACCTGGATCCTCTGGACCAGGTTCCactggaacctggaatccaggttcttctggtaccggttccacgggaaaccagaacactggtagtccaagaccaggtTCCACAGGGACGTGGAACCCTGGTTCTTCTGGACACGGCGCTGCCGCTGTTGAAGCTGACGGAAGTGCCGTTattcctgctgctgtgtcaggtgcattagctgcagtGGGACTTCCTGCCttagcatactttttttacaagtataaacctttcttctttaagaaGCATAACTactctggaaatggaagcaggagcggaagcagaagaaaaagttcaaTCATTCACCACGATTTGAACTCATCATTATCAGAAGACGACGATGTCATTTCTACAGAAACACATTCTAGAACCAACCTAACAGAAActacaacagaatattctcttccatatattagataagttcattttccttctctctttCTTTAGGAGAAatgaagtggaaaagaagaacagcaTAAATAACGACACTTTAGATGAAGAccattatacatgtatatgtatgtatatatataatcattgttatatgtatatatgtgctacaagagaaatattatatgtatataaaagtgAGGAGTACGGAACTGCAATGAACCTCCCTGCCCCCCTCTTTAAACCGTGTAGAAACGTTCCCCTGAACTTTCTTCAAAAACCCTTTTTAACCTTCTCAaagttgaacaaaaaaataaaataataaaataagatAGAAGGGGGATAACACACtttaatatatgtgcacaaagaatataatctacattaaaacgaagaaaagagagaaaaggaTTAGCTCAAAATGGTATATAATATTCACAtagttcacatatatatatatatatatatgtatatgtatatatgtatatgaatttattaataatgtacacttctctgaatagaaaaatagaaatgtGCGCAGAAAAAATCCTacttaaaggagaaaaaaaattgcaacctcttgtatatatacatgcaatTATTTGGAAACGgggaaatatttatataataatatctAGGAGCCATATACCATCCTATAATAATAGGAGTGGCTCGAATAGAGAAACGTTCGAATAGGTagtgtatgaaaaaaaagaaaaattttctaatttcttcccttccctaaTTCCTTCCTCAAATCGCACTCCGTATTTTGTTATTCCAATAagttcatttccttcctacatttgcCTTCAATTATACATAAGGAACTATGggtacgtatatatacatatataatgtattacTATCATTGCATTAGAAGATGACCAATGTGTGTATCATTATTgttggaagaagaaagtaaaaaaaattttgatttttATTCATGAATAATAGTCATGGAATATGCACAATTCTCAAATATGCGCTATATACAGAAAGACGGAAacgcacattttaaaatgaattcaCTGTATACATAAAGAATGTACAGTCAAAAATGCCAGAACCGTCAAAAGCAACCACACTAACggtaaaaaaacacataatCCTGTGCAAACAAATAGTCCAATACTGCACATATGTGGAATGTTTCCATATTCTATATaataagggaaggaaggaaatacatacatacacatatgtatatacatgtatatatataagtacatatatatatatatatatatgtatatatatgtatatgttcttCGCCAcgttttcacattttttgtagGAAGTGAATTTGGAAGGGTTACCTTCCAAGACGATTTACAACAAACTGGACGGATATCAAACGGAAGAATGTAAAACAGCGAATTACGGAAGTAGCATAAAAACTACATTGCAAAATGCTGGTGTGGATGAGAACACTGCTcaacaaattataaatacattaTGTTATATAAGTAAATCAGTAACCGCAGGCAGCCGGGAAGAGAAGGGTggttatgattttttttatttttggttaggtgaaaaaattaaaagaattaccttcacaTAAGGAGTTTTATGAGAAATTCGACCTAGGATGGACCAACTGTACTGGAATTGAACCATGGCCCAATCAAACAAAAGTTAAATTAGATGAAGATGACGatcaaaatattaaaaatcaTGCCGAGAAAATTGTTGGAGGATTGTGTTatgtaaataaaatgaaagggCAGGGCAAAGCCCCTGCCCCCCAAAATAATGACTTCTgtaatttcttctatttttgggtGGGAAATATGTTATTTAAAGCATTTAAGGATGGTAAGAAGAACTCATTCAATGAATCtatgcaaaaaattaaaactgcAGTAGAGACCCATGGAACTGATCATGGTTGCACCTTCGCATGCACTAATAAAAAGCAcagtaaattttttgcacaaagaaaattgctattttattttacctcAGGGACAAGACGAACTTACAAcaacaaataaataatggtggtggtgctggTTCGACCACCCCTAACTCTACTCAGGATTACTCTAATTACCTcgaacaaataaaaacatcTTATTTGACCATGCACTCACATTATGGCCAGAGGACACGGAATACATTTTGCAACGAATTTGGGGAAGAAttccaaaatgggaacataAGTGAATTGGACAAATTGAAATGTACGGTAGTACCTACACGGCAGCATGGAGAACGCACAGCAACATCAGGTAGCTCCCCCTCTGAAGGGAGTAATAGTGCTACCAACAACATAACCCCTATCGTCTCTTCCATCCTAGGAGTAGCAACACTACCAATaaccaccttttttttatataaagtaagtaaagtaataattatcatagagctatatatatatatatatatatacataatttcCACCTTTAAgaacttcccctttcccttttttattttttagtatgatcttctaccttcttggttcCGCAAGCAacttaaaggaagaagcagaagaaaaaggtcaTTAGAACGGAACTTAGACGTCCTAATGGCAGATGCTTCAACAGCGGACACATCCACATTCGACTCCGCAACGGAAACAAGTTCGCCAACAAACGACGATTCCACGTTTGATTCTACTACAGTACGTTCTGCTGTCCCATATAATACTACTACAACACCGTTGTCTAACAGAAGGAGCAGAGGAAGAGCAAACATCAGAAAAGGACCGtatcaaggaaaaaatgtaccctatcaacgtatgtaaaagcgttccccttcccttcccgtTAATTAGAAATAGTGCGTAATGctccctcttcttcctccttcccttcctaaCAATTATGAAGCAAGGGCTGCGTCGGATGTTCACCCCCACCACCTGCTCcaatttccccttccttcttcctttccatcccatttaggaaggtaatgttcccttAACCCTTTCCTCCCTTGCAGCCCCTTCCTCCCACGactaattatataattagtgTATGCAatgttcctctttcctttccttcccatatatatatatatatatatatatatatatatatacattaacaCCTTCGGACTTTCCGTTTTTAATGCATCATCTGTATAAGTTGCtcccatttttaccttctatttaattacatttatgaaaaatggaaaaaaaagctcGAAATGAATAATACATAATGTTAAATGAGAAAGGAGTACAAACAATGTAGTATTACTACAATACTGATACAACACTTGGAAAGGGGAAGTTGATGTAGTTTATAAATAAATTCCACTCCCTTAGAAGTGGTGATTCGCCAGAACTGGTCCTATACTAAATAACTGTTGAACAGTTATGCCTGTTCAAGGAGAGGGGGGGAGAGGTGCTTGCTTCCCaaattatgaatatatattttttcttttaatagcGTCCCCattacttctcttttttcttttttttttaaaatagtaGTAGAGCAccaaaaataacaacaaaaCATAAATCCATAGGACACACGCtaaaaatttgttaattaaaaaggggggagtgatggaaaaaatcaaTTTATGATGACTGAACaatcataaaagaaaaatggaaaaatattaatggGAGGAATTATATTAAGGATAAAtatgttttccccttctcttaTATACACAATTAACACAATTCACACAATTCTTTGCATATTACAACTTTCTGAAATTCTGTTCCTAACTTCATGCTCCATGTACtaaatatgcatgtgcatgtgtgcacatataatatagaagaggaaaaaggagtgtaTAATGCAAAGATGCATATATcctcatattttttgttcaaaagtGAAATTATTTGTGTATGCACATTCCCTGTTGTAGGAGTTGGGTGCTGTGGAACAGCcccttctcctcttctttccctGTATGATCGATTTgctataataataattttgcacacatcttccttctgttcccTCCTCCTAAAAGTACACTTTAAACAGTTtaaacagaatatatatatattacactaTCTGAGttccttttcacttctttttttaaatctatATTATATTCCAGAACTCACcttactccttttttcctccctccacCATCTGAGTGCATTACACATagtttatttatatatctggaatgtgtacattatGTTATTTGAGTTATCCCTATCTTATTTAGTCCATATTATACTTCTTATATATTAACAtattgcccttttttttacttttccccGCTTATAAGGGTAAGGGGGAGGGGTATATACTAAATGAACTATTATTATAAACGGGTACACgcaaacacacatatatacatatatacatatatgtttgttttctcctttcccttccccttccttcttttcttattttattatactATTCCAATAAGCTCATTACCTTTCccattcattttcttttgtccctcaaattatatatgtgcgtaacAACTAGCCCTTGgatgcacatgcatatttatatgtatatatataatgtattatcCCATGTTTAAAGAATTAAAGGGTGTATATGTACTACTATtatatgaaggaaaggaaagaataaataaataagtaaaacAATTCCATATTCTCATATTCATCCCTCCGTATTCATTTTGGGGAATGGGCACAAAAATTCCtgcacacatgaacacattctgtgtacaaatatataaagaatatatgccaaattaaattaattatatatacaacaaaagaatacacatataaacaatGGCACCAGGCAAAGCAACAACACTAACGGTTTGCAATCCTAATGCAAAAtggatatatgtacattactCCCGTAACactttattcataatataggaaaattGAAGAACACACAGGAGCACATATATTCTggttaattatttttatagaAAACAGAATTAGAAGGATATTTACCCTcaaagaagaagtacaaaGAATTAGACGAGTCCGCCTGGGCGGGTTGCggttataattttaaaagtgaTATAGAAAACGCCATAGAGAATTTTAGCAATATTAAGGTCAAAGCAGACACTATTAAGGAAGCAGTTGATAACATCTGCCATATGATAAGTTCAGGGAAGGAGGTAGATGAGTCCtgtgattatttttatttttggttaggtgataaaatttttgatGGAGTGGATGATTCTACTTTTAAAGGGGCAATGAAAAGCATCTATGATAAGGTGAAAGGGAAGGCTGCCTCTTTCAACTGTACAAATAAATACCCTACCATTACCATACAAGAGAAGGATGGCCACGATGGCACTCTTTTCCAacatatgaaaaaagtacatgaCTACTACAGGGACTATGAAAGAATAACATTTCATATAAAGGAGCACAATTATTCCTGCACTCATGATGTGGAAAGTTATTTAGGGGACATTAATACATCTTACGAAGCTATGAAAATAGAATGTCCTACGGAGGAGGGCGCCAAGCCATATTGTAGGGACTTCAAAAGCTGGTTCAAAAATCCTGAATATAAGAGTCTGTTAGAACGGAAGTGTAAAGCAGAAACTGCATTCGGAGAGAAAGTAATCAGGCAGCATGCGGGCTCCTTTGCAGGTCAAGGGAGCGAATTACTGCATAATCCTGGAACGGCGGTAGAACAACCCCGTTCAAATGACACACTCACCTCCTCTTCCGGGAATAGCATTGCTGCCGTGTCCACTATATTACCCACATTAGGAATTGGCACCTTCATCACATTCctcttatataaagtaataattatcaTAGAACAATGTGCATATGAAATGTGATCACGGAGGAACATACCACTAATACTTATTTCTTTGTTTtagaacaaatatatatatatatagaaggagaaaaaaaaaaagggggggaggggggaaaagggggagattAAACCCAACTATTTATGTCTGGCACATACGTTCCTACCCTAATGCATCTTTccactctttttttcagtataatcttttaccccCCTGGATCAGGAACAAATttaatggaggaagaaacaacaacaataacagcAGTACTAGGAacagaagagggaaaagatcTACCATCAGTGGTAACTTTGATGCATTTACGGAATACACAACAAAGAACGGTTCAACAACAGTACCTTCCACAATAGACGACGATTCCACAACAACAGTGGATGGAgcatctactatatataatggacgATCACCACACAGAGGAAGGGCAAATAATGGGGCACAGTATCAAAGgacgaatgaacgaacaaaTAATATAGCTTATCAACGCATCTagaacaccgttaaaatgaaaaactgtaaaatgtgaacacagttaaaatgaaaactgtaaaatggAAACTGTAAAACGGAaactgtaaaatgaaaagtgtgtgaaaatgtgaacacagttaaaatgaaaacggtGTAAGTTTTGAAACAGTAAATTAACAACCGCGATGcagaaaagtgcaaaaaggaTTTCCGTTTTTGCTGCCGTCGCTGCTGCGCGAAGCGAAATGGCACCGCGTaacatttacaaaaaaaaaaaaaaaaaaaaaaaaaaaacaatcaaTAAAATTgatgttgcaaaaaaaaaaattaaaaattaaacgcacaaaaaaaaaaataagattTAAGAGAAAcaatattgaaaaaaaaagaaaaaatttgctgaTCAAAAATAGCTAATGTACAAATTACACCCCGCCTAATTACGCGCAGTTTGAGATCACCTTCttcgaaaatatttcttagtctttttcctttttgcttcattcttttacacttcaattttgttttcaattttttttctttttctttgttattCTTTGTTACACTTTAGAATTTTTGtaatctttttcttttatatttttcatagtTTTATCGCAGATAATTCACCTAACACTTGCAAGTCCTTGTATCGTTTTGGGGAAGGAATGGTACTATTATGCTATAGTAATCTATATTCCGACCCCGCTCatttttccctcattttcgttttcctttcaGACATTGTGTATATAGCATATTTTCTGTGGAAAtgtgcacttaaaaaaaggtgtacatcattataattaacgaaggggaagggaacatgatatatatgtgtgtgtgacgataatttatatttcttcgtCTTTGCTCACTccttgtattattattttttttcttttgaactgcatagaaaataatatacactctgtggaatattctgtggTAACGCActatggaatattctgttgtacAAGGCACTTTAAAACACGTTGCAGGTTTGCATAGTTTGCTGATAGGAGGatggagggaggaagggCATTACGTTGCATGGTAACgtatgttgttccttctctgTCTATTATTTGCCCTTCCTTCACGTGGTGATGATCTATCGTCATATATATTAGAATTATATGTTACAGATGCTACTGCGGAAACGTCGGTTGAATCATACGTTGATTTGTATGTTGAAGTATCGTCCATAAATGATCTGTCGAAGTTAGTGTTGGtcgatcttctttttctgtttctacGGTTACTGTGTCCAAAGGAGtcttttataaaagaaaaagtagaagTTTACtgaaatggggaaggaaggaatttgtatatatatatacatggggGAACGCACTTCTTTTTatacttattattattcacatataaaaataatgcagcaaaatttatattatttataattttactataattataattaccttatacagaaaaaacaggatggaaggaagtcCTACT
It includes:
- a CDS encoding Kir-like protein; translation: MPEPSKATTLTEVNLEGLPSKTIYNKLDGYQTEECKTANYGSSIKTTLQNAGVDENTAQQIINTLCYISKSVKKLKELPSHKEFYEKFDLGWTNCTGIEPWPNQTKVKLDEDDDQNIKNHAEKIVGGLCYVNKMKGQGKAPAPQNNDFCNFFYFWVGNMLFKAFKDGKKNSFNESMQKIKTAVETHGTDHGCTFACTNKKHSKFFAQRKLLFYFTSGTRRTYNNK
- a CDS encoding KIR protein, producing the protein MAPGKATTLTKTELEGYLPSKKKYKELDESAWAGCGYNFKSDIENAIENFSNIKVKADTIKEAVDNICHMISSGKEVDESCDYFYFWLGDKIFDGVDDSTFKGAMKSIYDKVKGKAASFNCTNKYPTITIQEKDGHDGTLFQHMKKVHDYYRDYERITFHIKEHNYSCTHDVESYLGDINTSYEAMKIECPTEEGAKPYCRDFKSWFKNPEYKSLLERKCKAETAFGEKVIRQHAGSFAGQGSELLHNPGTAVEQPRSNDTLTSSSGNSIAAVSTILPTLGIGTFITFLLYKVIIIIEQCAYEM